Proteins encoded together in one Miscanthus floridulus cultivar M001 chromosome 16, ASM1932011v1, whole genome shotgun sequence window:
- the LOC136512001 gene encoding mannosyl-oligosaccharide 1,2-alpha-mannosidase MNS3-like, which yields MSGTSGHLPYSMRDVGAGGAYNNAKFRHRSRLKMVLQSLSTNSSKYRCGKFTVGKFLCLLMVSGLLYLFLHKGSEGIVSSELHGKEVQNKNARRAPNIRTFWRKPPRLPPRLPPNEIYKNNSLLQQSPSEWTSRQKKVKEAFEHAWSGYQKYAMGYDELMPLSHRGTDGLGGLGATIVDSLDTAIIMGADDVVSEASKWIEDNLMKRISEKGQVNLFETTIRVLGGLLSAYHLSGGDHPGAGDSGVPVTYKKANPERLLEVSKDLADRLLLAFTSSPTAIPLSDVILRDHTAHAAPDGLSSTSEASTLQLEFSYLSKVSGDPKYDRAAMKVLEHMHTLPKVEGLVPIYINPSSGQFSGENIRLGSRGDSYYEYLLKVWVQQEEYRDSSLKYLFEMYTEAMRGVKHLLLRKTVPNGLVFVGELPSGRNGGFSPKMDHLVCFLPGTLALGATKGITKRKALESNLLTDEDKENLQLAEDLAKTCVEMYFVTSTGLAPEIAYFHIEGDTEGGPDGGNKSSKYINDIIIKPLDRHNLLRPETVESLFVLYRITEDPKYREWGWQIFQAFEKYTKVDSGGYTSLDDVTSLPPSTRDKMETFFLGETLKYLYLLFDENNTLPLDKYVFNTEAHPFPVMRSTERASHSV from the exons ATGAGCGGTACCTCGGGGCACCTCCCCTACTCGATGCGCGATGTGGGCgctggcggcgcctacaacaacGCCAAGTTCCGCCACCGGTCTCGCCTCAAG ATGGTTCTACAGTCCTTGTCTACTAACAGCAGCAAATACCGTTGTGGAAAGTTCACTGTTGGTAAATTCTTGTGCCTGTTGATGGTTTCTGGCTTATTGTACTTATTTCTGCACAAAGGCTCAGAGGGTATTGTATCCAGTGAGCTACATGGCAAAGAAGTACAGAATAAAAATGCCAGGAGAGCTCCCAATATACGCACATTCTGGAGAAAACCACCAAGGCTGCCCCCACGCCTCCCTCCAAATGAAATCTACAAAAATAATTCTCTGCTTCAGCAGTCTCCATCTGAGTGGACATCCAGGCAGAAGAAAGTTAAAGAAGCATTTGAACATGCATGGTCCGGTTACCAAAAGTATGCAATGGGTTATGATGAGCTTATGCCTCTGAGCCACAGAGGCACAGATGGGTTAGGTGGTCTAGGAGCTACTATTGTGGATTCTTTGGACACTGCGATAATAATGGGTGCTGATGATGTTGTTTCTGAAgcatcaaaatggattgaagacaaCCTAATGAAAAGAATCAGTGAGAAAGGGCAGGTTAACTTATTTGAGACTACCATCCGTGTCTTGGGAGGGCTTCTTAGTGCATACCATTTGAGTGGTGGTGATCATCCAGGGGCAGGTGACTCCGGAGTACCAGTAACATATAAAAAGGCTAATCCAGAGCGACTTTTGGAAGTTTCAAAGGATTTAGCCGACAGGTTATTATTGGCTTTTACATCAAGCCCAACAGCTATACCTTTAAGTGATGTTATTCTTCGTGACCACACTGCACATGCAGCCCCTGATGGCTTAAGCAGCACTTCAGAGGCTTCAACGTTGCAATTAGAGTTCAGTTACCTCAGCAAAGTATCAGGGGATCCTAAGTATGATAGGGCAGCAATGAAGGTGTTAGAGCATATGCATACACTCCCAAAGGTGGAGGGTCTGGTGCCTATTTACATCAA CCCCTCCTCTGGTCAATTTAGTGGTGAGAATATTCGATTAGGATCTCGAGGGGACAGTTATTATGAGTATCTGCTAAAAGTGTGGGTTCAGCAAGAGGAATATCGTGACAGTAGTTTGAAGTATCTATTTGAAATGTATACTGAAGCAATGAGAGGGGTCAAGCATCTTCTTCTTCGGAAAACTGTTCCAAATGGGTTGGTATTTGTTGGGGAACTTCCATCTGGACGAAATGGTGGGTTTAGTCCTAAAATGGATCACCTG GTGTGTTTTCTTCCTGGTACCCTTGCTCTTGGTGCAACTAAAGGTATCACCAAGAGAAAAGCTCTTGAAAGTAACTTGTTAACTGATGAAGATAAAGAAAATCTCCAGCTTGCTGAAGATCTGGCCAAAACATGTGTTGAGATGTACTTTGTGACCTCTACCGGCCTTGCTCCTGAAATAGCTTATTTCCACATTGAG GGTGATACAGAAGGGGGGCCTGATGGTGGGAATAAAAGCTCCAAATATATCAATGATATCATAATAAAACCACTTGACCGTCACAATCTTCTACGCCCAGAGACTGTGGAATCACTATTTGTTTTGTATAGAATCACAGAGGATCCAAA GTATAGGGAGTGGGGTTGGCAGATCTTTCAGGCTTTTGAGAAGTACACAAAAGTTGATTCTGGTGGTTACACATCATTGGATGATGTCACAAGCCTACCTCCTTCTACGAGAGATAAAATGGAAACTTTCTTCCTTGGAGAAACATTGAAGTATTTGTATTTGCTGTTTGATGAAAACAATACGCTTCCACTAGATAAGTATGTATTCAATACAGAGGCCCATCCTTTTCCAGTTATGCGGTCTACAGAACGGGCTTCACATTCTGTGTAG
- the LOC136513487 gene encoding uncharacterized protein isoform X1, which translates to MFLHVLFSTARNHNLFGCTRLPGPQHPRRGQVLCFAQLGLLAYFGSNLFFPPWHSLRCSLDWCIDACKHPTCVMPNSADTSAPNTRHLRKQFSFLRNDDFWWYYSLATYN; encoded by the exons ATGTTCCTCCATGTTTTGTTTTCGACAG CACGAAATCATAATCTATTTGGTTGTACAAGGCTACCAGGACCACAACATCCTAGAAGAGGACAG GTCCTGTGTTTTGCGCAATTGGGGTTGCTAGCCTACTTTGGGAGCAATCTGT TTTTCCCTCCTTGGCACTCTCTTCGGTGTTCATTGGATTGGTGCATTGATGCCTGCAAG CACCCAACATGCGTGATGCCAAACTCTGCTGACACATCAGCACCTAATACACGTCATCTGCGCAAACAG TTTTCCTTCCTTCGCAACGATGATTTCTGGTGGTATTATTCACTTGCTACTTACAATTGA
- the LOC136513487 gene encoding uncharacterized protein isoform X2: MFLHVLFSTARNHNLFGCTRLPGPQHPRRGQVLCFAQLGLLAYFGSNLFFPPWHSLRCSLDWCIDACKHPTCVMPNSADTSAPNTRHLRKQEGLSRKLSRWT; encoded by the exons ATGTTCCTCCATGTTTTGTTTTCGACAG CACGAAATCATAATCTATTTGGTTGTACAAGGCTACCAGGACCACAACATCCTAGAAGAGGACAG GTCCTGTGTTTTGCGCAATTGGGGTTGCTAGCCTACTTTGGGAGCAATCTGT TTTTCCCTCCTTGGCACTCTCTTCGGTGTTCATTGGATTGGTGCATTGATGCCTGCAAG CACCCAACATGCGTGATGCCAAACTCTGCTGACACATCAGCACCTAATACACGTCATCTGCGCAAACAG gagggtttatccagaaaactgtcAAGGTGGACTTAA
- the LOC136513485 gene encoding nudix hydrolase 11-like: MALSVRSHIYNLWDGGRRRPLQLPPWYGRCCAVITVAAMRPLLTRLFTSTHIAMASSSFSSSPSRRLAHLTRHLTSSSSGQLSSVGAPAAAAADAVPAKSPRSAASKVHAAVLVCLFEDPSSGPRVLLTKRASSLSTHSGEVSLPGGKVEDGDADPKATALREAKEEIGLDPALVNVVTVLEPFLSKNGLNVVPVIGMVSDKALFKPVLNKAEVEDIFDAPLEMFLKDDHRRTKQMNWMGIDIPVQFFDYEADGKKFVIWGLTAHIVTRAAAVIFGRKPSFDELPRPKYASAPVAGTNECKP, encoded by the exons ATGGCGTTGTCCGTTAGGAGTCACATTTATAATCTTTGGGACGGCGGACGGCGGCGACCCCTCCAACTCCCACCTTGGTATGGCCGCTGCTGCGCCGTTATCACCGTCGCAGCCATGAGACCTCTCCTTACCCGCCTCTTCACCTCCACTCACATTGCCATGGCCTcgtcttccttctcttcctctccGTCTCGGCGGTTGGCCCATCTCACACGCCATCTCACCTCCTCTTCTTCCGGCCAGCTCTCCTCAGTGGGcgcccctgccgccgccgccgcagatgCCGTCCCCGCGAAAAGCCCACGCTCGGCCGCCTCCAAGGTCCACGCCGCGGTGCTGGTCTGCCTCTTCGAGGACCCTAGCAGCGGGCCACGGGTCCTGCTTACCAAGCGcgcttcctccctctccacccaCTCCG GGGAGGTATCGTTACCCGGAGGGAAGGTGGAGGATGGGGACGCAGATCCGAAGGCCACAGCTCTACGGGAGGCGAAGGAGGAGATTGGACTGGACCCGGCGCTTGTTAATGTTGTCACAGTTCTTGAGCCTTTCTTATCAAAG AATGGCCTCAATGTTGTTCCTGTAATTGGCATGGTCTCAGATAAAGCCTTATTCAAGCCTGTCTTAAATAAAGCTGAAGTGGAGGACATCTTTGATGCACCTCTGGAGATGTTTCTAAAG GACGACCACCGGAGAACAAAACAAATGAATTGGATGGGCATAGATATTCCCGTCCAGTTTTTCGACTACGAGGCAGATGGCAAAAAGTTTGTGATTTGGGGTTTAACTGCACATATCGTCACACGTGCGGCGGCAGTCATTTTTGGGAGGAAACCATCATTTGACGAACTTCCCAGACCCAAATATGCAAGTGCACCTGTTGCTGGCACTAACGAGTGTAAACCCTGA